The Anolis carolinensis isolate JA03-04 chromosome 2, rAnoCar3.1.pri, whole genome shotgun sequence genome has a window encoding:
- the LOC134296073 gene encoding craniofacial development protein 2-like produces the protein MGHFTTDDHQMYYCGQEEHRRNGVAFIINNKVAKAVLGYNPKNERIISIRVQGKPFNITVIQIYAPTTAVKKAEVDQFYEDLQHLLDNTPKRDIIFITGDWNAKVGSQMKTGITGKHGLGQQNEVGHRLIEFCQENSLCITNTLFQQPKRQLYTRTSPDGQHRNQIDYIFCSQRWRTSIQSVKTRPGADCSSDHELLIAQFRIRLKRLGKIHRPVRYDLTNIPSEYAVEVKNRFQGLDLINRVPEELWTEVHNIVQEAATKHVPKKKKTKKARWLSAEKEGRRKETAIGGDMPN, from the coding sequence atgggccacttcacaacagatgaccaccagatgtactactgtggacaagaggaacaccgaagaaatggagtagccttcataattaataataaagttgctaaagcagtgcttggatacaacccaaaaaatgagagaataatctcaattcgagttcaaggaaagccatttaacatcacagtgatccaaatatatgccccaaccacagctgttaaaaaagcagaagtagatcagttctatgaggatctgcagcacctactggataatacaccaaaaagagacattattttcattacaggagattggaatgctaaggtgggcagtcaaatgaaaaccgggatcacaggcaagcatggtttgggacagcAAAATGAAGTGGgacataggctgatagaattttgccaggagaactcactgtgcataacaaacactctcttccaacaacctaaaagacagctttatacacggacttcaccagatggtcaacaccgaaatcagattgactacatcttttgcagccaaaggtggcggacatccatccagtcggtgaaaacaagacctggagctgactgtagttcagatcatgaacttcttatagcacaatttagaatcagactaaagagattggggaaaatacacagaccagttagatatgatctcacaaatattcctagtgaatatgcagtggaggtgaagaatagatttcagggactagatttaataaatagagtcccagaagaactgtggacagaagttcacaacattgttcaggaggcagcaacaaagcatgtcccaaagaaaaagaaaaccaagaaggcaagatggttgtctgctgagaaagaaggaaggcgaaaggaaacagcgatagggggagatatgcccaattaa